In Candidatus Hydrogenedentota bacterium, the genomic stretch TGAGTGGCCAGGACAATGAACGGCTGCGGCAGGTTCCTGGTCACGCCGTCTACCGAGACCTGAAACTCGCTCATCGCCTCGAGCAAGGCGCTCTGGTTCTTTGGAGGCGTGCGGTTTATCTCGTCTGCCAGCACCACACCGGCAAAAATCGGGCCCGGCCGGAACTCGAATTCCCGCGTTTTCGGATTCAACACGGAAACGCCAAGGATATCGGAGGGCAGCATGTCGCTGGTGAACTGAATGCGGCTGAACCTGCAGTCTATGGAGCGCGCCAGCCCCTGAGCCAGCGTGGTCTTACCGATTCCAGGAACATCCTCGATCAGGATATGCCCGCGCGCCAGCAACCCCGTCACACACAGCTTGACCGTCTCACGCTTGCCAAAAATGACCCGTTCGACGCCATTTATCAACGCTTCTATGCGCGCCGCGATGCGGGGATCAAGGCTGCACTCCCTCTCGGCTCTCATTACACGCCCAGACCCATCCTTAACCGTACGCAACTGCGTCATGCCCGTTTCTCCATTTTGCTCCAGACCCAAACGGCCCTCTTGTCATAGCTTCTACACCAAGTACAAATTCGAAATGATTTCGCCGCCGATTTTCAGAGAAACGTCACGTATTGCGCTGTCTTCCGCAACGAGCTGGGCCCGGATGTTGTCGTCGAGCGGCCAGCAATAACTCATAACATCCACAACGACCCAAAACGTCCACAAATTCCCGAATAGGCATCTCCCGGCAATACGGCATTACCGCAACAGAGCGATTTGCAGAACGGCGGTGACCGCCGAAATCACCACGCATATACGAACAGGGGCTGGAACCCAAAGGGCGGTTTCTTGTGGAGTGCTCCGG encodes the following:
- a CDS encoding MoxR family ATPase, producing MTQLRTVKDGSGRVMRAERECSLDPRIAARIEALINGVERVIFGKRETVKLCVTGLLARGHILIEDVPGIGKTTLAQGLARSIDCRFSRIQFTSDMLPSDILGVSVLNPKTREFEFRPGPIFAGVVLADEINRTPPKNQSALLEAMSEFQVSVDGVTRNLPQPFIVLATQNPIEYEGTYPLPESQLDRFMLRVEIGYPGSEDELHIMRRRDPRAEMARLEPVLSADEIVGLQQQVGDVHVDDSVASYMLAIVQGTRQHEHIQLGASPRAAQAFYEASQAHALVEGRDYVTPDDVKQMAVPALSHRVLVRSREGNLAAAARSRARAVFDVVKNTPIPR